One Coffea eugenioides isolate CCC68of chromosome 2, Ceug_1.0, whole genome shotgun sequence genomic window, TACTAGTGCAACAGCATACGTCATACTCTCAATAAATCGAGGAAAACTAAAGTGCTACAGTATCAAAAACACTAGtaccagttttttttttttttttttgtcaaataccAAAAACTgtgtttgaattgtaaattattACACCTTATTTCCACACACACACTGATTTACTTGTATtatcaacatatttttcaaatatttttttatttcacatacacaatatcaaaaaaatgctacagaattttttttacaaaattatctTAAATAATTTACGATCCAAACAGaagatttgaaataaaaaaatttacttcataaatttcaatcatttttttatcttcccaattacttttttatctcacatacatcacatcacaaaaaatactaGGTTATTATCTCAAATAAACTCCTGTTCAAACAAGCTCACTGGTACCACCAGACACCATGAACAGTAGGCGTCATTCTGTCAATAAATCGAGGGAGTAGTAGGATTCCGTACAAATCAAAacgagagagaaaaaagaaaaaaggaaaaaaaaaaacaaatgaaaagttgCAGCCGTCGTGTGTTCCCTGGAGCCTTGTTCAGGTTCAAACCAAACCAAGACCCACGAGTCCGCCACCGCCACGACCACCACCCCCTATTGCCCATCACCATGGcctccctctccctcttccTCTCCAACCCTCATCGTCCTCTCCGCCCAACCCCTCTCCGCCCACTGCATTTCTCCTCTAAAGCCTCTGCTTCGGCCAAACCACCGCCTCCACCACCCGAGAAAAAGTCCTTTGCGGTGGCCACTGGGGAGCTCTTCCTCGGCATCGCCGCCAGGCTCATCATAAGGCGTGGGGACAACAATTTAGTTGGCCAAGGGGGCGAATTTATCAATGGAGGGCTGGAACCGGGAGTCACGAGTACGTCGGAGAGCTGGTGGAGACGGTGGAGGAAAGAGAAAGCTTCCTCTGTTGTAATTGAGGACCCCATTCAGCCTGATGTGACGTGGGAGCAGAGGGAGGAAGACGTGGAGGCGGAGCGCCGCAGGAAGGAGCAGAGGGCGGTGAGCAGCCCTGGGTTTAGTTTCTCTGCGGCGGGACTTTTGTTTCCCTATCATCTCGGGGTGGCTCAATTCCTCATCGAGAACGGATACATTAAggtctctccctctctccaactctctcctttatttttgaaatttcattAGTAATTTCCTGAATGTATTTATTTTCAACTTGTTGCTGTGCTAATTAGCTCTTATTGTTATTTAATTCTGCGATGCAGGATACGACACCATTAGCTGGCTCATCTGCTGGTGCAATTGTATGTGCAGTGATTGCATCTGGGGCGAGTATGCAAGAGGCTTTAGAAGTTACCAAAATATTAGCCCAAGACTGTAGGCTCAACGGTACTGCATTTCGCTTAGGGgtatgtgtgtgtttgtgttTGTGTTTGTGTTTGTGTGGTTATGTCATGAAACTTGAGCTAACGATTATATGGTGCAGACATGTAACTAGATACAATTTCAATCACGTTGCCTTTTTGAGTAACTGAGAGTAAAGTTGCTCATTTAGGGTGTGTGGAACCGAATGATTGTTACAACGATGGAAATATGATGACTTGTTTGGCTTTATTTTACTTTTGCTGCAGCTGAACGTCTCTGTTTGAACATGTGTTGGAAAAATGTTAGCCTTGTAACTTAAACATGGCACACCGATTGCAAGAATATCAATTGAAGAAAGAACTATGcaaattgtatttttgttttatgtACTAATTTGGTGAAGGAATGGCCTTCAAAGTATCATGCCTGTTAGGTGTACATTTGAAATGTTGAGGTACATAAACATGTTTTGCTTGTATAGGTTAACTGCATTCTGTAAATGTTGTCAATGTGAGCAAGCTTATGATCATAAACATTATCTATATGGACAATGAGCGGAAAAGgatactctctctctctctctctctt contains:
- the LOC113761579 gene encoding uncharacterized protein LOC113761579; amino-acid sequence: MKSCSRRVFPGALFRFKPNQDPRVRHRHDHHPLLPITMASLSLFLSNPHRPLRPTPLRPLHFSSKASASAKPPPPPPEKKSFAVATGELFLGIAARLIIRRGDNNLVGQGGEFINGGLEPGVTSTSESWWRRWRKEKASSVVIEDPIQPDVTWEQREEDVEAERRRKEQRAVSSPGFSFSAAGLLFPYHLGVAQFLIENGYIKDTTPLAGSSAGAIVCAVIASGASMQEALEVTKILAQDCRLNGTAFRLGAVLRDVLQNFLPDDVHIRSSGRVRVAVTQILWRPRGLLVDQFDSKEDLINAVFTSSFVPGYLAPRPATRFRNRLCIDGGLTLFMPPTSAYQTVRVCAFPASRLGLAGIGISPDCNPENRASPRELFNWALEPAEDHILDKLFELGYLDAAVWAKENPVEKLVEDDSSSIPSGLAQ